The genomic segment GCCGCGTTTGACGAGCGGGTCTGAGAGGACAAACCAGCGCGTGGAAAAGACGGGTTTTTCCTCGAGTGCGCGAAATTCGATCCGCCCGCCCTGCGCGGTACAGGGTATGTTTCTGCCGTCTTTTTCCCGTGTCGAATCTACGGTTGTGACGCGATCAGAGGATGCGGTGCGTCCGATGGCTTCGTCGGGGATGGTATGGCCGTTGAGGCGTACGTCTAATTCATCGTCCGCGGTCAGGCCAAATCCCCGAAAGAGGAGGGTCGCGCAGTGCGCGTGTTGCAGGTTTTCATAGAGTTGAAAGCGAAATTCACCCGTGGGGTGCTGTTCGCTGCGCGGTAGTCGAAGTAGTTGTGCGTTGATTACGCCTGTGCTGCGTCTGCCATTGGCTCCAAAACCGCTGAATCCATCCCAGGTGGGATCGAAGATGTAGTGCCGTTCGCCGCGCGCGACGCGTTCGGGGTCGCGGAACTGGTGGAAGACCTGCATGCCCTGGGGGTAAAAAGGCGGCTGCCACACGGAGGGCACAAAATGGTTGTAGATCGATATGCCATTTGCACCGGCGCCGTACATGGTGTGCGCGAGTGCGCGGCAGGTGGCGTGGCTTAAGGGGATGCGTCCGAGGCGGTAGCGCGCGCGGTAGCTGTTCCACGGTAGCAGGCCGGGGTAGAGTAGGCACGCTGTTTCCCGGGTTAGTGCCGCCCATTCTGAGTAGGGCAAATTGTGGTCGGCATACATCGTGTCTTGCGGGCTGATGTAGTCGAGCAATCCATTCCGTATCCAATTGTAAATGTCCAGGCCCTGGCTCGCGCATTCTGCCGGCGTTGCGTATATGCGCGCGCCAAGCATGAGTTTTTTACCGGTTTCTTTGCCGCGTTCATTCAGTCGCGTGTGGATCTTTTGTATGAGGTCTGTCAGGAGGTGTGCGCGTTCGGCAGCGTGGTGTGGGGGGAAGTAGGCCGTGTCTCGAAAGCACAGTTCTATGCCGTCAATGTCAAATCCATAGGCGACTTCTTCTATGACGCCACAAGTGAATTCTCGAACTTCCCGATGTGTGAAGTCGAGTGCTTCTGGTTCCTGATAGTTCTGTCCGGGGCGCGGGTCGTGCAATCGCAGATGTGGGTTGGATTCAATATATTCGGCAATGCCGACGCCCTGTTTGCGGTTGTGCGCGGCGTGGCCGTCGTTCATGCGGAAGCCAGCGATAAATTGCATGCTGCGCCGGTGCGATTGGTCGATGAGGATGTCCAGGGGCTGTGTGCCCGCTTCGATCAATGGTCTGAATCGCTGGTGCTGAGGGCGCTGGTCGTATTCATAGTGTTCGGATTGCCAGTAGGCCGTCCATCCTTGGGAGAATATCTCTTGATTGAATATATCTATTCCGCTGTCCGCGACCATGTCCACCCATTTGCGCAGGTCTGCTTCTCTTACCGGGTCGGGCAATACAGTGCGTGCGATGGTGGATGGATCGCTCACATAGAGGATCCGATGGGCTATTTCTGTCATGTTCCCTCTCCGTGCCGAGAATTTTACTTACTCAGCTGTGTCGAGACCTCCACAATGGTTTCCTGTATCACATCGACAACGTGCTGTACTTCCGATTCAGTGATGGTGAAAGGGGGGCTGATGGCGATATGGTCGCCTTCGACACCGTCAATCAGACCAGGGGCTCCGGGCATGACCAGTACCCCTTTTTCGAAGGCCAGATCCACGATCTTTGCGGTTACCCCTTTTGAGAGATCGAAGGGGGCACGCGTGGATTTGTCGGCCACGAATTCGATGCCGGTCAGCAGGCCTTTCCCGCGTATGCCCCCTACGATCGGCAGGTCCTGCAGGGGCATGAGTTTTTCCAGCATCAGGTCGCCCATCCGGGC from the Gemmatimonadota bacterium genome contains:
- a CDS encoding family 10 glycosylhydrolase, translating into MTEIAHRILYVSDPSTIARTVLPDPVREADLRKWVDMVADSGIDIFNQEIFSQGWTAYWQSEHYEYDQRPQHQRFRPLIEAGTQPLDILIDQSHRRSMQFIAGFRMNDGHAAHNRKQGVGIAEYIESNPHLRLHDPRPGQNYQEPEALDFTHREVREFTCGVIEEVAYGFDIDGIELCFRDTAYFPPHHAAERAHLLTDLIQKIHTRLNERGKETGKKLMLGARIYATPAECASQGLDIYNWIRNGLLDYISPQDTMYADHNLPYSEWAALTRETACLLYPGLLPWNSYRARYRLGRIPLSHATCRALAHTMYGAGANGISIYNHFVPSVWQPPFYPQGMQVFHQFRDPERVARGERHYIFDPTWDGFSGFGANGRRSTGVINAQLLRLPRSEQHPTGEFRFQLYENLQHAHCATLLFRGFGLTADDELDVRLNGHTIPDEAIGRTASSDRVTTVDSTREKDGRNIPCTAQGGRIEFRALEEKPVFSTRWFVLSDPLVKRGDNYLSIALTKSDPKATSPTIVIDEVEIFVEPK